In a genomic window of Wyeomyia smithii strain HCP4-BCI-WySm-NY-G18 chromosome 1, ASM2978416v1, whole genome shotgun sequence:
- the LOC129733245 gene encoding pro-resilin isoform X1, with the protein MLIGRLFPTHSSSRLITIMKFQHRLSALLVLCCALGPAFAASLAKREAPLPGGSYLPPSSAGGAGGYPPAGPPSGSYGPPSNGNGGGGYPSNGGAPSQQYGAPSQSGGFGGQAPSQQYGAPSAPSQQYGAPSAGNGNGFGSRPQTPSQQYGAPSGGNGFGSRPQVPSQQYGAPSNGNGNGFGGRPQAPSQQYGAPSSGPIGGARPQTPSQQYGAPSGGAPSQQYSARSNGNGHSSAPSQQYGAPSNGNGHSSAPSQQYGAPSNGNGHSSAPSQQYGAPSNGNGFGSAPSQQYGAPNSGAGGFRPQAPSQQYGAPSQQHGAPSGGAPSQQYGAPAGGAPSQQYGAPSQQFGSGNGHGSNGGSRPQAPSQQYGAPSQQYGAPSGGFGGPSQGRSFAPPATSYGVPAGPSTGGRPSSQYGAPAPGGNGNGGRPSQQYGAPSTGVSRPSSQYGAPAPGGNGNGNGHGPSQQYGAPASGGNGNGFGARPSQQYGAPSAGGNGNGFGGRPSQQYGAPAPGGNGNGFGAKPSQQYGAPAPGGNGNGFGARPSQQYGATAPGGNGNGFDARPSLSYGAPAPSAGRPSPQYGAPAPGGSFGGTPSSQYGAPSGGNGHGSAPSSQYGAPSTPSQQYGAPSQSSSSNFGAIAAPSQQYGAPSNGNGHSNGNGHSSGGYQASSSAGNGFSQASFSASSFSSNGHGASSSGYSSGRPESSIPATIPQSYTSGGGYNY; encoded by the exons ATGCTTATCGGACGATTATTTCCTACACATTCGTCGTCACGATTAATT ACTATCATGAAGTTCCAACACCGACTATCGGCACTGTTGGTGCTGTGTTGCGCTCTGGGGCCAGCTTTTGCCGCGTCACTTGCCAAACGAGAGGCGCCTCTGCCTGGCGGTAGCTATTTGCCACCGTCGAGTGCAGGAGGTGCTGGCGGTTACCCACCAGCTGGTCCGCCGAGTGGCAGCTATGGACCACCCAGCAATGGCAATGGTGGCGGCGGTTACCCATCCAACGGTGGTGCTCCATCGCAGCAATACGGAGCACCTTCCCAGTCTGGCGGTTTCGGAGGTCAGGCTCCATCCCAGCAGTACGGTGCACCATCCGCACCGTCTCAACAGTATGGAGCCCCCTCGGCCGGCAACGGCAATGGTTTTGGATCTCGCCCACAAACTCCCTCTCAGCAATATGGAGCTCCATCGGGTGGCAATGGATTTGGATCTCGTCCGCAAGTTCCATCCCAACAATATGGTGCCCCATCCAACGGTAACGGTAACGGATTTGGAGGACGTCCTCAGGCGCCATCTCAGCAATATGGTGCACCAAGCAGTGGACCCATTGGTGGTGCTCG CCCACAAACACCTTCTCAACAGTACGGCGCCCCATCCGGTGGTGCTCCTTCACAGCAATACAGTGCTCGTAGCAATGGAAACGGCCACAGCAGCGCTCCCTCTCAGCAATACGGTGCTCCTAGCAATGGAAACGGCCACAGCAGCGCTCCCTCTCAGCAGTACGGTGCCCCAAGCAATGGAAACGGTCACAGCAGTGCTCCCTCTCAGCAGTACGGTGCTCCTAGCAATGGAAACGGTTTCGGCAGCGCTCCTTCTCAGCAATACGGAGCTCCCAATAGCGGAGCTGGAGGATTCCGTCCACAAGCACCTTCCCAGCAATACGGTGCTCCATCCCAGCAGCATGGTGCTCCGTCAGGCGGTGCCCCGTCTCAGCAGTATGGCGCCCCAGCTGGTGGTGCCCCATCTCAACAATACGGCGCCCCATCTCAACAGTTCGGTAGTGGTAATGGACACGGCTCCAACGGTGGCTCTCG CCCACAGGCACCATCTCAACAATATGGAGCTCCATCTCAACAGTATGGTGCACCTTCAGGTGGATTTGGAGGACCTTCTCAGGGACGTTCATTCGCTCCTCCTGCTACCAGTTATGGAGTTCCTGCTGGACCTTCCACCGGAGGACGTCCATCTAGCCAGTATGGTGCTCCCGCTCCAGGCGGTAATGGAAACGGCGGACGCCCTAGCCAACAGTACGGAGCTCCATCCACTGGAGTGAGTCGCCCATCGAGCCAGTACGGAGCCCCTGCTCCCggtggaaatggaaatggaaacgGACACGGCCCGTCCCAGCAGTATGGTGCCCCAGCTTCCGGTGGTAACGGCAATGGCTTTGGAGCACGTCCGTCTCAGCAGTATGGCGCTCCATCTGCCGGAGGAAATGGAAATGGCTTTGGAGGCAGACCTTCTCAACAATATGGTGCACCTGCTCCAGGAGGTAACGGAAATGGTTTTGGAGCGAAGCCTTCTCAGCAGTATGGAGCCCCAGCACCAGGTGGTAACGGAAATGGTTTCGGAGCCAGGCCGTCTCAGCAATATGGAGCTACTGCCCCAGGTGGTAATGGAAACGGTTTTGATGCACGCCCAAGCTTGTCGTATGGAGCGCCAGCTCCCAGTGCCGGGCGTCCGTCGCCGCAATATGGTGCCCCAGCACCAGGTGGTAGCTTTGGAGGAACCCCATCATCTCAGTACGGTGCACCATCCGGTGGAAACGGTCACGGTAGTGCTCCGTCGTCCCAATATGGTGCTCCATCGACTCCTTCACAGCAGTACGGAGCTCCAAGCCAATCCTCTTCTTCAAATTTCGGTGCCATAGCCGCTCCTTCCCAGCAATATGGTGCTCCAAGCAATGGTAACGGACACAGCAACGGTAACGGACACAGCAGTGGAGGATATCAAGCTAGCTCATCGGCTGGAAATGGCTTCTCGCAGGCTTCATTCTCGGCCAGCAGCTTCTCGTCCAATGGCCACGGAGCCTCGAGCAGCGGGTACAGTTCTGGTCGTCCAGAATCGTCTATTCCGGCCACCATCCCTCAGTCATACACCTCGGGCGGAGGCTACAATTATTAA
- the LOC129733245 gene encoding pro-resilin isoform X2, with translation MKFQHRLSALLVLCCALGPAFAASLAKREAPLPGGSYLPPSSAGGAGGYPPAGPPSGSYGPPSNGNGGGGYPSNGGAPSQQYGAPSQSGGFGGQAPSQQYGAPSAPSQQYGAPSAGNGNGFGSRPQTPSQQYGAPSGGNGFGSRPQVPSQQYGAPSNGNGNGFGGRPQAPSQQYGAPSSGPIGGARPQTPSQQYGAPSGGAPSQQYSARSNGNGHSSAPSQQYGAPSNGNGHSSAPSQQYGAPSNGNGHSSAPSQQYGAPSNGNGFGSAPSQQYGAPNSGAGGFRPQAPSQQYGAPSQQHGAPSGGAPSQQYGAPAGGAPSQQYGAPSQQFGSGNGHGSNGGSRPQAPSQQYGAPSQQYGAPSGGFGGPSQGRSFAPPATSYGVPAGPSTGGRPSSQYGAPAPGGNGNGGRPSQQYGAPSTGVSRPSSQYGAPAPGGNGNGNGHGPSQQYGAPASGGNGNGFGARPSQQYGAPSAGGNGNGFGGRPSQQYGAPAPGGNGNGFGAKPSQQYGAPAPGGNGNGFGARPSQQYGATAPGGNGNGFDARPSLSYGAPAPSAGRPSPQYGAPAPGGSFGGTPSSQYGAPSGGNGHGSAPSSQYGAPSTPSQQYGAPSQSSSSNFGAIAAPSQQYGAPSNGNGHSNGNGHSSGGYQASSSAGNGFSQASFSASSFSSNGHGASSSGYSSGRPESSIPATIPQSYTSGGGYNY, from the exons ATGAAGTTCCAACACCGACTATCGGCACTGTTGGTGCTGTGTTGCGCTCTGGGGCCAGCTTTTGCCGCGTCACTTGCCAAACGAGAGGCGCCTCTGCCTGGCGGTAGCTATTTGCCACCGTCGAGTGCAGGAGGTGCTGGCGGTTACCCACCAGCTGGTCCGCCGAGTGGCAGCTATGGACCACCCAGCAATGGCAATGGTGGCGGCGGTTACCCATCCAACGGTGGTGCTCCATCGCAGCAATACGGAGCACCTTCCCAGTCTGGCGGTTTCGGAGGTCAGGCTCCATCCCAGCAGTACGGTGCACCATCCGCACCGTCTCAACAGTATGGAGCCCCCTCGGCCGGCAACGGCAATGGTTTTGGATCTCGCCCACAAACTCCCTCTCAGCAATATGGAGCTCCATCGGGTGGCAATGGATTTGGATCTCGTCCGCAAGTTCCATCCCAACAATATGGTGCCCCATCCAACGGTAACGGTAACGGATTTGGAGGACGTCCTCAGGCGCCATCTCAGCAATATGGTGCACCAAGCAGTGGACCCATTGGTGGTGCTCG CCCACAAACACCTTCTCAACAGTACGGCGCCCCATCCGGTGGTGCTCCTTCACAGCAATACAGTGCTCGTAGCAATGGAAACGGCCACAGCAGCGCTCCCTCTCAGCAATACGGTGCTCCTAGCAATGGAAACGGCCACAGCAGCGCTCCCTCTCAGCAGTACGGTGCCCCAAGCAATGGAAACGGTCACAGCAGTGCTCCCTCTCAGCAGTACGGTGCTCCTAGCAATGGAAACGGTTTCGGCAGCGCTCCTTCTCAGCAATACGGAGCTCCCAATAGCGGAGCTGGAGGATTCCGTCCACAAGCACCTTCCCAGCAATACGGTGCTCCATCCCAGCAGCATGGTGCTCCGTCAGGCGGTGCCCCGTCTCAGCAGTATGGCGCCCCAGCTGGTGGTGCCCCATCTCAACAATACGGCGCCCCATCTCAACAGTTCGGTAGTGGTAATGGACACGGCTCCAACGGTGGCTCTCG CCCACAGGCACCATCTCAACAATATGGAGCTCCATCTCAACAGTATGGTGCACCTTCAGGTGGATTTGGAGGACCTTCTCAGGGACGTTCATTCGCTCCTCCTGCTACCAGTTATGGAGTTCCTGCTGGACCTTCCACCGGAGGACGTCCATCTAGCCAGTATGGTGCTCCCGCTCCAGGCGGTAATGGAAACGGCGGACGCCCTAGCCAACAGTACGGAGCTCCATCCACTGGAGTGAGTCGCCCATCGAGCCAGTACGGAGCCCCTGCTCCCggtggaaatggaaatggaaacgGACACGGCCCGTCCCAGCAGTATGGTGCCCCAGCTTCCGGTGGTAACGGCAATGGCTTTGGAGCACGTCCGTCTCAGCAGTATGGCGCTCCATCTGCCGGAGGAAATGGAAATGGCTTTGGAGGCAGACCTTCTCAACAATATGGTGCACCTGCTCCAGGAGGTAACGGAAATGGTTTTGGAGCGAAGCCTTCTCAGCAGTATGGAGCCCCAGCACCAGGTGGTAACGGAAATGGTTTCGGAGCCAGGCCGTCTCAGCAATATGGAGCTACTGCCCCAGGTGGTAATGGAAACGGTTTTGATGCACGCCCAAGCTTGTCGTATGGAGCGCCAGCTCCCAGTGCCGGGCGTCCGTCGCCGCAATATGGTGCCCCAGCACCAGGTGGTAGCTTTGGAGGAACCCCATCATCTCAGTACGGTGCACCATCCGGTGGAAACGGTCACGGTAGTGCTCCGTCGTCCCAATATGGTGCTCCATCGACTCCTTCACAGCAGTACGGAGCTCCAAGCCAATCCTCTTCTTCAAATTTCGGTGCCATAGCCGCTCCTTCCCAGCAATATGGTGCTCCAAGCAATGGTAACGGACACAGCAACGGTAACGGACACAGCAGTGGAGGATATCAAGCTAGCTCATCGGCTGGAAATGGCTTCTCGCAGGCTTCATTCTCGGCCAGCAGCTTCTCGTCCAATGGCCACGGAGCCTCGAGCAGCGGGTACAGTTCTGGTCGTCCAGAATCGTCTATTCCGGCCACCATCCCTCAGTCATACACCTCGGGCGGAGGCTACAATTATTAA